Within Topomyia yanbarensis strain Yona2022 chromosome 2, ASM3024719v1, whole genome shotgun sequence, the genomic segment ggTTTCTCTTATCGTTTTCATGTCCAAAAATATCCTAAAAACCACCTTTTCTATGAGCCACTGATGAGGAGGTTAGAATACAGTAAGAGATATTGTTGGGACTATGAACTCTCAGCGATTATTCTTACGAATGATTTGAAAAAGGtactgtattttataattataattCATCATATTTTGATAGTGTAAAGTTTCCTGAGACTCCATGGATTAAGAAAATACATCGGTATATACAAagttcaaataatttatttctaGATCAATATGTGATGAGGTAATAGGTCTACAGAATAGTGATATTAATTTGAACATTGTGCACAACATAGCTTCGGCAATAGAGGTTCAAAATTTAAACATCTAGACGTTGTAAGGCTTTCGTTTATATTGCATATTTTGTATTATACAAAATATACAGTATAAACGAAAGCCTTAAAATGAGTTATACTAACACGTGTgttttgatagttgacattttcGACCTTATCACAAATTACCACAAAATGTTGGCGTCCAAGCCAAACAAATAAGAAAGGAATAAAACAATTGAAACTCAGTAGGCTTAGTAAAAAAATTCTGGCTTCATAAGAGTGATCAGACTTTGGCACACAAATATCTAAATTTTTGGTATCCAAAATCCTAATAAAAATGAACCCGTCGCCGTCCCTGGATGAATTTGCACCGAAGGagcaaatcgaagaacttgATACTGAAATAAGGGAACTGGCACAATCCCCGTCACCGTCACAATTGGAAACTATTAACGAAGTACCCGATGAGGATTTAGAACTGCCAGAAGGAGTAGTGTTCATTCCGACCTCTCCCGTCGTGCGCTCTGCTGAAAGTGTGTGTTCGAGATCTTCCCGGTCAACCATGTTCCTCAGACTGGAAGCATTAGCCCGACCAAAGACTTACTGTGTAGAAGATACACTTCAGCGGTTCAGGGATTTACTTCCAAAAGACAGTGTTGAAAACCTCCAGAAGCAGATCAAACAGTCGAAATCATTGAGGTAATtcataacaataaaaaaaactctcaaATGATTTTCACACCCCATGTACCTCTCAGAGATATCACCAATTGTCAGCATCTGAAAAAATGCACTCAAGCCCCCACTCCAACCCCACCCCCTTCCCGACGATTGCAATTTAGCGAGGAAAAAACTGTGGAAGTTATGAGTAAACttaaagcaaaattgaaacgtGAAGTATTCGATCGATTGGTAAATGAAATCATCAAAAAACTTCCCGCACTGGTACTCGACTCGGACATCACGGATCTGTCCCAGCTGAAACCCGAAATGCAGCGCTTGATCAACGTTTTATTTGCCACCATCATCCAGTATGTCGGTAATCCGGTGACGGTGCATGATCACGAGCTGTATGTGCACCTATGTGTCGGAATAGCAAAATTCATAGAAAGTGTAATCGAATCCGTCCGGAGCGGAAAAGATCCATCAACGGAGAAACTTTTcgaaaaaagaaatgaaaaaaacgcAACAGTATGACAACTGCGATTTTGAGGGAGTGGTCCGAAGCTATCGCCATCGCGCAGAGATCGAGAGAAATATTAAAAACTAAGCAAAAGAATGCTAATCATTGACAGTataataaaacatttatatTCGCTGATTACTACTAAGCTGCCATGCGTTTCCATTGGAAGTGAACAAATAACTAGCCGCTAACATTACATTATTCCGCTTTATCCCTTTTAGCTTTATCCTGAAAGCGAAAGCTATGCATTGCAGTGGCATCTGTTGGAGGATAGCAAAAAGCTTTTTTTCGCTTTTATTCCTACTAACACTATAAACcaaaagaaatcaaaaaagGCTAATATAGTACTACTTTATGGACTAGAAATACTCGGGGAGTCAGTGGCTGAACTCTTTAACGACAAAACCTATCTCTATTTTGATTAGATTtggaacgtttttgtatgtatgcAAATCCGAATTTTAGTTatcaaaataatttcatttaaaattattggCT encodes:
- the LOC131681817 gene encoding uncharacterized protein LOC131681817; this encodes MNPSPSLDEFAPKEQIEELDTEIRELAQSPSPSQLETINEVPDEDLELPEGVVFIPTSPVVRSAESVCSRSSRSTMFLRLEALARPKTYCVEDTLQRFRDLLPKDSVENLQKQIKQSKSLRDITNCQHLKKCTQAPTPTPPPSRRLQFSEEKTVEVMSKLKAKLKREVFDRLVNEIIKKLPALVLDSDITDLSQLKPEMQRLINVLFATIIQYVGNPVTVHDHELYVHLCVGIAKFIESVIESVRSGKDPSTEKLFEKRNEKNATV